One region of Daphnia pulicaria isolate SC F1-1A chromosome 7, SC_F0-13Bv2, whole genome shotgun sequence genomic DNA includes:
- the LOC124349248 gene encoding uncharacterized protein LOC124349248, with product MASKLILVTLCLAAVIATVSARPRFLAVPLEDIQFINGLPQIIPHAQHRIVRRSPQQPLPHQDHETAASGSYPSGGSDSVDYGAYTGSYGAFGWYSDHPVGNHY from the exons ATGGCTTCTAAGCTg attttagTTACCTTGTGCCTGGCTGCAGTCATCGCCACCGTTTCGGCTCGTCCCCGATTCTTGGCCGTTCCACTTGAGGACATTCAGTTCATCAATGGACTTCCTCAAATTATCCCTCACGCCCAACACCGTATTGTCCGCCGTAGCCCcc AACAACCATTGCCTCATCAAGATCACGAAACTGCAGCATCCGGCAGCTATCCCAGCGGAGGTAGCGACAGCGTCGATTATGGAGCATACACTGGCTCATATGGTGCTTTCGGCTGGTATTCTGACCACCCCGTTGGAAACCATTATTAA
- the LOC124349245 gene encoding DNA-directed primase/polymerase protein-like: MSTNFPVNTFYSNKKSKRLLELEVKLEQGVSESKKRPLPPLLTSSLLGHPTDWKIFRKQAEALNYVKQRGLGLMTFAFEEQIHGNEGRRKFVVTHPTNMWKNHICRPPDKRCSYEVIPMKTHCKLYFDLEFNKLANPASDGDKMVETLMTASFWAFEDIYKLKVTKADVLVLDASTPAKFSQHLIYQISDGAFQDNIHVGNFVKYLMMEVKECRVPEISVEDQQKLFVENGKEETEPVSFCDQSVYTKNRNFRLFLASKFGKKVPLIIAKTNMYLPNRTFYNNEDWPTVDAAFFNSSLITYFGSCQSEKRLLTFDSNKCKEGTSSDSSKRRTPSPETKAPSLNGYSASPWIEIDRFIAGLVAPAGNVRQWVYFESTETIVYHIHGTRFCSTIGREHKRNNIKYVVNIPNATYFQSCFDHDCGATSRPLPQPIPPEHLPWTNLLTDSPSFDPV, from the exons atgtcgaCTAATTTCCCAGTCAATACTTTTTATtctaacaaaaaatcaaaacgtcTTTTGGAATTGGAAGTGAAATTGGAGCAAGGGGTCTCTGAATCGAAGAAAAGGCCTCTACCACCACTTCTGACAAGCTCTTTGCTAGGACATCCTACAGACTGGAAAATCTTTCGCAAACAAGCTGAAGCCCTAAATTATGTTAAACAACGTGGGTTAGGTCTGATGACATTTGCATTTGAAGAGCAAATTCATGGTAATGAAGGCAG GAGGAAATTTGTAGTCACACATCCTACAAATATGTGGAAGAATCACATATGTAGACCACCTGATAAGCGATGTAGTTACGAAGTCATTCCTATGAAGACCCATTGCAAGCTGTATTTTGATCTCGAATTCAACAAACTTGCCAATCCAGCAAGTGATGGTGACAAAATGGTTGAAACCCTAATGACAGCCAGCTTCTGGGCTTTTGAAGATATTTACAAGCTTAAAGTTACGAAAGCTGATGTGTTAGTGCTAGATGCCAGCACTCCTGCCAAGTTCAGTCAGCACCTGATATATCAAATTTCTGACGGTGCCTTCCAAGACAACATCCATGTCGGTAATTTTGTTAAGTATTTGATGATGGAAGTGAAAGAGTGTCGAGTTCCAGAAATCAGCGTGGAGGATCAACAAAAACTATTCgtggaaaatggaaaagaagaaactgaaCCTGTCAGCTTTTGCGACCAGTCCGTATACACgaaaaatcgaaattttcgtctttttctaGCGTCCAAATTCGGAAAAAAGGTCCCTTTGATTATTGCAAAAACGAACATGTACCTACCAAACCGCACTTTCTATAACAACGAAGATTGGCCAACTGTTGATGCTGCCTTTTTTAACTCTTCCCTGATCACTTACTTCGGCTCTTGCCAAAGCGAAAAGCGGCTTTTAACTTTTGACAGTAACAAATGTAAAGAGGGGACATCATCAGACTCCAGTAAACGTAGGACGCCATCGCCGGAAACTAAAGCTCCCTCTCTAAATGGATACAGCGCTTCTCCTTGGATTGAAATTGACCGATTTATCGCAGGACTTGTCGCTCCCGCTGGCAATGTTCGTCAATGGGTGTACTTTGAGAGTACAGAAACTATTGTTTACCATATCCACGGGACCCGTTTCTGCTCTACTATTGGTCGAGAACATAAAAGGAACAATATCAAGTATGTTGTGAACATACCCAATGCAACGTATTTCCAGAGTTGTTTCGATCACGATTGTGGTGCCACGTCTCGTCCATTACCGCAGCCAATCCCTCCAGAACATTTGCCTTGGACTAATTTGCTGACAGATTCCCCTTCGTTCGATCctgtttaa
- the LOC124349243 gene encoding sodium-independent sulfate anion transporter-like, whose protein sequence is MRKWWNLPNTLQFDTQMEDTGCTTKLTGSGKESANPDFNDESKYGSIVQLSPSRAGNSSWWKKRNDRIFRRKTLLMRVPILQWLPKYSSNDFAADLIAGVTIGITVIPQALAYATIGGLPPEYGLYSAYVGCFVYVVLGSTRVVTIGPTALLGLLTHDGALLMGPQAAVLLAFLTGCISLLFGILNFGFLIEFIAAPVIAGFTTAAALTIGTTQVKSLLGLKFEADGFVETWKAVFEHIDETKTWDAVMGFSSVAALLLLRLLDKVKIGIEDDRTTFQRFINGTFWLISVSRNAIVIIIGCTIAAALITPGDDDTLFEITGNITSGLPSIQPPSFNIEYGNQTFSFVEICQNLGSALFVTPLIAILESMAIAKSFAKGQRIDASQEMIAIGTSNLLGSFVSSFPVSGSFSRTAVNNASGVRTALGGIYTGILVLLAITILTPYFFFIPKSCLAAVIITAVIFMVEIHLVKLVWNSRKLDLIPLFVTFSFCLFLSLEIGIIIGTAVNLAMLLYATARPRIKILTFQNTSATDAHIHYLHITPDRSVVFTAIDYFMSTVRKASVLYPGVPVVIDLSYVSIADFSTAYGFDNLAEDLHKRGHPLVITKAHPRVLTILEGVRGTKLHVHRDGIELDRLLLELWSTCSIAKNDKQNKESATVQVPINSE, encoded by the exons ATGcgaaaatggtggaatttgCCTAATACTTTACAGTTTGATACTCAAATGGAAGACACCGGCTGCACCACTAAGTTGACAG GCAGTGGAAAAGAAAGTGCGAATCCGGACTTCAACGACGAATCTAAATATGGATCTATTGTTCAGCTAAGCCCAAGCCGGGCTGGCAACAGTTCGTGGTGGAAAAAGCGAAATGACCGTATTTTCCGTAGGAAGACTCTTTTGATGCGAGTACCAATCCTGCAGTGGCTACCAAAGTATTCCTCTAATGATTTTGCTGCTGATTTGATAGCGGGTGTCACTATCGGAATCACAGTCATCCCACAAGCACTTGCATACGCGACGATTGGAGGACTTCCTCCAGAG taTGGACTGTATTCTGCTTATGTGGGCTGTTTCGTCTACGTTGTTTTAGGCAGTACACGAGTCGTTACGATTGGACCTACGGCTCTTTTAg GTCTACTTACACACGACGGAGCCTTATTGATGGGCCCACAAGCGGCCGTGCTGTTAGCTTTTCTTACGGGTTGCATTTCACTGCTATTTGGAATACTTAATTttg GTTTTCTCATCGAGTTTATCGCCGCGCCGGTTATTGCTGGTTTCACAACAGCCGCTGCTTTAACCATAGGCACCACGCAAGTCAAGTCTCTTTTAGGACTGAAATTCGAAGCTGATGGATTCGTAGAGACTTGGAAAGCGGTGTTTGAGCACATAGATGAGACGAAAACGTGGGATGCTGTAATGGGATTCTCAAGCGTTGCAGCTTTGCTTCTTCTCCGT TTGTTGGACAAGGTGAAAATTGGTATCGAAGACGATCGCACCACTTTTCAGCGTTTCATCAATGGGACTTTCTGGTTGATCTCTGTGTCCCGGAATGCGATTGTCATCATTATTGGCTGCACTATCGCAGCCGCATTAATAACGCCAGGTGATGACGACACTCTTTTTGAAATCACAG GGAACATAACGAGTGGATTGCCCTCTATCCAACCGCCCTCGTTTAACATAGAGTACGGCAACCAAACTTTCAGTTTCGTGGAAATCTGTCAAAACCTTGGCTCTGCACTTTTTGTTACCCCTTTAATTGCCATCCTAGAATCAATGGCGATCGCGAAATCTTTTG cAAAAGGCCAACGAATCGATGCTAGTCAA GAAATGATAGCCATTGGAACGAGCAATTTATTGGGCTCTTTTGTGTCTTCATTCCCAGTATCCGGATCTTTCTCCCGCACTGCTGTCAATAACGCTAGTGGCGTACGAACTGCGTTAGGCGGAATTTACACTG GAATTTTGGTTTTGCTCGCTATAACTATTTTGAcaccatattttttctttatacccAAGAGCTGCCTTGCAGCTGTGATAATCACGGCAGTAATATTCATGGTTGAAATCCATTTAGTTAAACTTGTTTGGAATTCTCGGA AGTTAGATCTGATTCCACTCTTTGTCACCTTTTCGTTCTGCCTTTTTCTCAGTCTGGAGATTGGCATCATAATTGGCACCGCAGTTAATTTAGCAATGCTTTTGTATGCAACGGCTCGACCACGGATTAAAATTCTGACATTTCAA AACACTTCGGCGACTGATGCTCATATTCACTATTTGCACATCACACCGGACAGGAGCGTTGTATTCACAGCAATAGACTATTTCATGTCGACTGTTAGGAAAGCCTCCGTTTTATACCCTGGAGTTCCAGTGGTGATTGATCTAAGCTACGTTTCAATAGCTGACTTTTCTACTGCCTAT GGTTTTGACAATTTGGCGGAAGACTTGCACAAACGCGGTCATCCGCTTGTTATTACTAAAGCGCATCCGAGAGTCTTAACTATTCTGGAAGGTGTACGAGGAACCAAACTTCATGTGCATAGAGATGGAATTGAATTAGATCGACTTCTACTAG AACTCTGGTCAACTTGTTCGATTGCTAAAAacgataaacaaaacaaagaaagtgCTACAGTTCAAGTTCCAATTAATTCTGAGTAA
- the LOC124349244 gene encoding methyltransferase-like protein 17, mitochondrial produces the protein MFSPRYLHMQSRIYVSSKNFNSSFSTSSRPIAKFDVSNGKDSDSQTSELNPKGKHLGVFSHSTVKLPEQLKKAVDKILSSCTDTNLSQNAEILKNHLIFKKPPLTETKLQEIKVRFTEKLSAAHPSPDILFLSAEDEKKIQNTLKSKIQKVVSQNTYRWKPVIYNEAVALTYLVARIAPEYATLYQIFQEICSRDQNFQPQTLFDFGSGIGSALWSAKSCWGDKKFKEVFCVDSSVDMNNLALALIQGGVWPNKASDFNPIDLDEKEFSSTIKGLYFRQFMPASSAVKYDLVVCAHSLLELPSAELRLQIALSLWRKSQGYLVFVEHGSRAAFEVIMEVRDFLLSLSEGNKESNLQGYVFAPCPNKTRCPRLAETTPCNFEVKYEPLQINQRIQKERYSYLVLKKGQRPDEDLQWPRVVRPVLVRSGHVICRLCTQEGKLEEIVITRAKNSKLENLMARRTKWGDLLPVQLSRPDTTELECTLEDEKNL, from the exons atgttttctcCAAGATATTTACACATGCAAAGTCGTATATATGTATCAAGTAAGAATTTCAACAGTTCATTTAGTACGTCTTCACGTCCTATCGCCAAATTTGACGTGTCTAATGGCAAAGATTCAGACAGTCAAACGTCAGAACTTAATCCGAAAGGAAAGCATCTTGGAGTTTTCAGTCATAGTACTGTGAAATTGCCCGAACAGTTGAAAAAAGCAGTTGATAAAATTCTTAGTAGTTGCACAGATACAAACTTATCTCAGAATgccgaaattttgaaaaatcatttaaTCTTCAAGAAACCCCCATTAACTGAGACTAAacttcaagaaataaaagttagATTCACTGAAAAGTTGTCTGCAGCTCACCCATCCCCAG ATATCTTGTTTTTAAGTGCTgaagacgaaaagaaaatacaaaatactttaaaaagtaaaatacaaaAGGTTGTAAGCCAAAATACCTACAGATGGAAACCAGTGATTTACAACGAAGCAGTTGCTTTGACTTATCTGGTGGCACGAATAGCCCCAGAATATGCAACATTATACCAAATATTTCAGGAAATATGCAGCCGAGACCAAAATTTCCAACCACAAACTCTGTTTGATTTTGGGTCTGGAATTGGCTCAGCACTATG gtCAGCCAAGTCATGTTGGGGTGATAAGAAATTTAAAGAAGTCTTCTGTGTTGATTCTTCTGTTGACATGAATAACCTAGCCCTTGCCCTCATTCAAGGAGGGGTTTGGCCTAATAAAGCATCAGATTTTAACCCAATAGATTTGGATGAGAAAGAATTTTCATCTACCATTAAAGGCCTTTATTTCCGACAGTTCATGCCTGCATCCTCTGCT GTGAAATATGATCTTGTTGTTTGTGCCCATTCGCTTTTGGAACTCCCTTCAGCAGAGTTACGTTTACAGATAGCATTGTCGTTATGGCGTAAATCACAAGGTTATTTGGTATTTGTAGAGCATGGAAGTCGAGCGGCTTTTGAG GTGATAATGGAAGTTCGCGATTTTTTACTTAGTTTATCAGAAGGAAATAAGGAATCAAATCTTCAAGGCTATGTTTTTGCACCG TGCCCCAACAAAACACGATGTCCACGGCTAGCTGAAACAACTCCTTGCAACTTTGAAGTTAAATATGAGCCCCTTCAAATAAACCAAAGAATACAAAAAGAGAGGTATTCTTATTTAGTTTTGAAGAAAG GCCAGCGGCCTGATGAAGACTTGCAATGGCCTAGAGTAGTCCGGCCTGTTCTCGTTCGATCTGGTCATGTAATATGCAGACTATGCACTCAAGAGGGAAAGCTTGAAGAAATCGTTATTACTCGAGCAAAAAACAGCAA gtTAGAAAATCTAATGGCTCGTCGAACAAAATGGGGTGATTTGTTACCTGTTCAACTGTCTCGTCCTGATACAACAGAATTAGAGTGTACATTGGAAGACGAAAAAaacctttaa
- the LOC124348357 gene encoding uncharacterized protein LOC124348357, which yields MELNPPPWNTVDIIVHSQGVIDVLLDKHDFSMSFFDGKEKITVDQMPVFSPIPYDVKKRLIWIKFSAIRMPIDLYYISRSPPCRAVMMTAYLAGFGPQSEAAEPDEPRIHDNQPAAQRPYHRRRRIFF from the exons atggaattgaatccGCCGCCGTGGAACACTGTCGACATTATCGTGCACAGTCAGGGCGTCATCGACGTTCTCCTGGACAAGCACGACTTCTCGATGAGTTTCTTTGACGGCAAAGAGAAGATCACTGTCGATCAGATGCCCGTTTTCTCGCCCATACCTTACGACGTCAAGAAGCGGCTCATATGGATCAAG TTTTCTGCCATCAGAATGCCGATCGATTTGTACTACATTTCTCGGAGTCCTCCTTGTAGGGCTGTTATGATGACGGCGTATTTGGCCGGGTTTGGACCTCAATCTGAAGCTGCTGAACCTGATGAACCACGAATTCATGACAATCAACCCGCAGCACAACGTCCCTACCATCGTCGAcgacggatttttttttaa